The proteins below are encoded in one region of Amycolatopsis magusensis:
- a CDS encoding RNA polymerase sigma factor encodes MDLDSVYRAEYGRCVATLTRLLGDIGLAEEAVQDAFAVAVGKWAGAPPANPGAWIVTTARNRAIDRLRRESTREARHAQALLLHQPAEPEEAGPVRDDQLRMIFTCCHPALSPLAQTALTLRLLGGLEVPEIARAYLVPEATISQRIVRAKKKIRDAGIPYRVPEAAELPDRLGPVLTVLYLVFNEGYTATSGELLRTDLCAEAVRLARALAELMPGEPEVIGLLALLLLTEARRPARVGPAGELVVLAEQDRSRWNRELIAEGHELVRWCLRRDQPGPYQLQAAINAVHTDGRATDWAQVLALYDQLLRHTPNPIVVLNRAVAVAEVHGPALALATIEELDLPGYHLLPATRADLLTRLGRTAAAVTAYDEAIGLATNDTERAFLESRRANLVPGN; translated from the coding sequence ATGGACCTCGACAGCGTCTACCGGGCGGAGTACGGCCGGTGCGTGGCCACGCTGACCCGCCTCCTCGGTGACATCGGGCTCGCGGAGGAAGCCGTCCAGGACGCGTTCGCGGTGGCCGTCGGGAAGTGGGCCGGGGCACCGCCCGCCAACCCCGGCGCGTGGATCGTCACCACCGCCCGCAACCGGGCCATCGACCGCCTGCGCCGGGAATCCACCCGCGAAGCCCGCCACGCGCAGGCCCTGCTGCTGCACCAGCCCGCCGAACCGGAGGAGGCCGGGCCGGTGCGCGACGACCAGCTCCGCATGATCTTCACCTGCTGCCACCCGGCGCTCTCACCGCTCGCGCAGACCGCACTCACCCTGCGGCTGCTCGGCGGGCTGGAGGTGCCGGAGATCGCGCGGGCCTACCTGGTGCCGGAAGCGACGATCTCCCAGCGCATCGTCCGCGCCAAGAAGAAGATCCGCGACGCCGGCATCCCCTACCGGGTGCCCGAAGCCGCGGAACTGCCCGACCGGCTGGGCCCGGTGCTCACCGTGCTCTACCTGGTGTTCAACGAGGGCTACACCGCCACGTCGGGGGAACTGCTGCGCACGGACCTGTGCGCCGAGGCCGTCCGGCTGGCCAGGGCGCTCGCCGAGCTGATGCCCGGCGAGCCGGAGGTGATCGGGCTGCTGGCGCTCCTCCTGCTCACCGAAGCCCGCCGCCCGGCACGCGTGGGACCCGCCGGTGAGCTGGTGGTGCTCGCCGAACAGGACCGGTCGCGGTGGAACCGGGAACTCATCGCCGAGGGCCACGAACTGGTGCGGTGGTGCCTGCGCCGCGACCAGCCGGGCCCGTACCAGCTGCAGGCCGCGATCAACGCCGTGCACACCGACGGGCGGGCGACCGACTGGGCGCAGGTGCTGGCGCTCTACGACCAGCTGCTGCGGCACACCCCGAACCCGATCGTGGTGCTCAACCGCGCGGTCGCCGTCGCCGAGGTGCACGGCCCGGCGCTGGCGCTGGCCACCATCGAGGAACTGGACCTGCCGGGGTACCACCTGCTGCCCGCCACCCGCGCGGACCTGCTCACCCGCCTCGGCCGCACCGCGGCGGCCGTCACCGCCTACGACGAGGCGATCGGCCTGGCCACGAACGACACCGAACGGGCGTTCCTGGAATCGCGGCGGGCGAACCTGGTCCCAGGAAACTGA
- a CDS encoding nucleoside 2-deoxyribosyltransferase domain-containing protein, with translation MKLVWAREPLPATGPTLFLAGPTPRSDRPVPSWRPAALEIIDRRWTGPLTVLTPESRGGVLAEDYDDQFAWETTARAMATVILFWIPRDLRALPGFTTNVEFGHDVAGGRVVLGCPPDCPDPRRNKYLIHLARHYGVPVCETLEDTVGTALELVARKTSEPGAFTEP, from the coding sequence ATGAAACTCGTCTGGGCACGCGAACCCCTGCCCGCCACGGGCCCGACGCTGTTCCTCGCCGGGCCGACCCCGCGCAGCGACCGGCCGGTCCCGTCCTGGCGGCCCGCCGCGCTCGAGATCATCGACCGCCGGTGGACCGGCCCGCTGACCGTGCTCACCCCGGAATCCCGCGGCGGCGTGCTCGCGGAGGACTACGACGACCAGTTCGCCTGGGAGACCACCGCCCGGGCGATGGCCACGGTCATCCTGTTCTGGATCCCGCGCGACCTGCGTGCACTGCCCGGCTTCACCACGAACGTCGAATTCGGCCACGACGTCGCCGGCGGCCGGGTCGTGCTCGGCTGCCCACCCGACTGCCCCGACCCGCGGCGGAACAAGTACCTGATCCACCTGGCCCGCCACTACGGCGTCCCGGTGTGCGAGACCCTGGAGGACACCGTCGGAACCGCGCTCGAACTGGTGGCCAGGAAGACGAGCGAGCCGGGCGCTTTCACCGAGCCGTGA
- a CDS encoding MarR family winged helix-turn-helix transcriptional regulator gives MITSATAAELVDALRAVIRSGKAVQQHAYLHEQLPPGAVALLSLLHREGEQRLGRIAERLDVDPSVISRQVAPLERTGLVRRRPDPDDGRAGLLAVTADGARYLCAHQERWAELVATALADWAEDDAEALIGGLRRLTTDIRAVRTLVTP, from the coding sequence GTGATCACATCGGCGACCGCGGCCGAGCTGGTGGACGCCCTGCGCGCGGTCATCCGCTCGGGCAAGGCCGTCCAGCAGCACGCCTACCTGCACGAACAGCTGCCGCCCGGCGCCGTGGCCCTGCTGTCGCTGCTGCACCGCGAAGGGGAGCAGCGGCTGGGCCGCATCGCCGAACGGCTCGACGTGGACCCGTCGGTGATCAGCAGGCAGGTCGCCCCGCTGGAACGCACCGGGCTGGTGCGCCGCCGCCCCGACCCGGACGACGGCCGCGCCGGCCTGCTCGCCGTCACCGCCGACGGCGCCCGCTACCTGTGCGCCCACCAGGAGCGGTGGGCCGAACTGGTGGCCACCGCGCTCGCGGACTGGGCCGAGGACGACGCCGAAGCCCTCATCGGCGGCCTGCGGCGGCTCACCACCGACATCCGCGCCGTGCGCACCCTCGTCACCCCCTGA
- a CDS encoding KamA family radical SAM protein, with translation MTATQEPVAPADAADAAVEQPYAYAREELVEPDWRRFPGWRDVTDAEWRDPQWQRVKCVRNVKQLRLLMGELLEDRFYEDLLADQREMATMSMLLPPQMLNTMAPHAGVDPAKFTEAFYADPIRRYMLPVRSDRHPVWPSHPHSERDSLHEAEMWVVEGLTHRYPTKVLAELLSTCPQYCGHCTRMDLVGNSTELIDKHKLTLKPVDRQDAMIDYLKRTPGVRDVVVSGGDVANVPWHQLESFLMRLLDIETVRDVRLATKALAALPQHWLAPKVVEGLQRVALTAQRRGVNLAIHTHVNHAQSVTPLVAEAARTALDVGVRDVRNQGVLMRGVNATPAQLLDLCFALQGEANILPYYFYMCDMIPNAEHWRVSVAEAQELQHAIMGYLPGYATPRIVCDVPYVGKRWVHQLADYDREKGISYWTKNYRTGIELTDAEALRRRYPYYDPIDTLPEAGRRWWTEQHA, from the coding sequence GTGACTGCGACCCAGGAACCTGTGGCCCCCGCCGATGCAGCTGACGCCGCTGTCGAGCAGCCCTACGCCTACGCCCGCGAGGAGCTGGTCGAGCCCGACTGGCGGCGCTTCCCCGGCTGGCGGGACGTGACCGACGCCGAGTGGCGCGATCCGCAGTGGCAGCGGGTCAAGTGCGTGCGCAACGTCAAGCAGCTGCGGCTGCTGATGGGCGAGCTGCTCGAAGACCGCTTCTACGAGGACCTGCTCGCCGACCAGCGCGAGATGGCCACCATGTCGATGCTGCTGCCGCCGCAGATGCTCAACACCATGGCGCCGCACGCCGGGGTCGACCCGGCGAAGTTCACCGAGGCCTTCTACGCCGACCCGATCCGGCGCTACATGCTCCCGGTGCGCAGCGACCGGCACCCGGTGTGGCCCTCGCACCCGCACTCGGAGCGCGACTCGCTGCACGAGGCGGAGATGTGGGTGGTCGAGGGCCTGACCCACCGCTACCCGACCAAGGTGCTCGCCGAGCTGCTGTCCACCTGCCCGCAGTACTGCGGCCACTGCACCCGGATGGACCTCGTCGGCAACTCCACCGAGCTGATCGACAAGCACAAGCTCACGCTCAAGCCGGTCGACCGGCAGGACGCGATGATCGACTACCTCAAGCGCACCCCCGGGGTGCGGGACGTGGTGGTCTCCGGCGGTGACGTGGCCAACGTGCCGTGGCACCAGCTCGAGTCGTTCCTGATGCGGCTGCTCGACATCGAGACCGTGCGCGACGTGCGGCTGGCCACCAAGGCGCTGGCCGCGCTGCCGCAGCACTGGCTCGCGCCCAAGGTGGTCGAAGGCCTGCAGCGGGTCGCGCTCACCGCGCAGCGCCGCGGGGTCAACCTGGCCATCCACACCCACGTCAACCACGCGCAGTCGGTGACCCCGCTGGTCGCCGAGGCCGCGCGGACCGCGCTGGACGTCGGTGTGCGGGACGTGCGCAACCAGGGTGTGCTCATGCGGGGGGTCAACGCCACTCCCGCGCAGCTGCTCGACCTGTGTTTCGCGCTGCAGGGCGAGGCGAACATCCTGCCGTACTACTTCTACATGTGCGACATGATCCCCAACGCCGAGCACTGGCGGGTCTCGGTCGCCGAGGCGCAGGAGCTGCAGCACGCGATCATGGGCTACCTGCCCGGTTACGCGACCCCGCGCATCGTCTGCGACGTGCCGTATGTGGGGAAGCGCTGGGTGCACCAGCTCGCGGACTACGACCGCGAGAAGGGCATCTCGTACTGGACGAAGAACTACCGCACCGGCATCGAACTCACCGACGCCGAGGCCCTGCGGCGGCGCTACCCCTACTACGACCCGATCGACACCCTGCCCGAAGCGGGCCGTCGCTGGTGGACCGAGCAGCACGCCTGA
- a CDS encoding amidohydrolase, whose protein sequence is MTESSTTLLLGGRIHTPGSPDATAMAVTDGTVVYVGQDGPGRALHPDAEIVRLDGAFVAPAFVDAHVHSTATGLHLDGLDLSAVHDAGELLAAIRGAVRPGEVLIAHGWDESGWTNPRLPSRAELDEAAGGAPVYLSRVDVHSALVSTALIELVPAAKEADGWSGTGPLTRAAHHHARQAMREHLTPEQRRRAQEAFLRTAAARGIVSVHECAGPDISGEQDLVDLLALSAEPGLPEVVGYWGEPGAVEVARRVGARGLAGDLFVDGALGSHTAALHEPYADDPGRGSLYQDAASIAAHLVAATEAGLQAGFHVIGDAAAAEVVRGFALAEQEVGRRALSGRRHRLEHLEMVTAEQAEALAGWGVTASVQPLFDASWGGEHGMYARRLGERAAALNPFSMLAAKGVPLAFGSDCPVTAVDPWAAVRAAVHHRTPGSGLSARAAFNAHTRGGHRAAGVNDGVTGTLQPGAPAHYAIWEAGELVAPAADSRVQRWSTDPRSGVPSLPPLDSDAELPRCLRTVHAGRIIHDDFTA, encoded by the coding sequence GTGACGGAAAGCAGCACGACGCTCCTGCTCGGCGGACGGATCCACACACCGGGCTCACCCGACGCCACCGCGATGGCGGTCACCGACGGCACCGTGGTCTATGTCGGCCAGGACGGCCCCGGCCGGGCACTGCACCCGGACGCGGAGATCGTCCGGCTCGACGGCGCCTTCGTCGCCCCCGCCTTCGTCGACGCGCACGTGCACAGCACCGCCACCGGCCTGCACCTCGACGGCCTCGACCTGAGCGCGGTGCACGACGCCGGTGAGCTGCTCGCCGCGATCCGGGGTGCCGTCCGGCCCGGTGAGGTCCTCATCGCGCACGGCTGGGACGAGTCGGGCTGGACGAACCCGCGCCTGCCGAGCCGGGCCGAGCTGGACGAAGCCGCCGGGGGCGCCCCGGTCTACCTCAGCCGCGTCGACGTGCACTCCGCGCTGGTCTCCACCGCGCTGATCGAGCTGGTGCCCGCGGCGAAGGAAGCCGACGGCTGGTCCGGCACCGGGCCGCTGACCCGCGCCGCGCACCACCACGCCCGCCAGGCCATGCGCGAGCACCTCACCCCCGAGCAGCGCCGCCGCGCGCAGGAGGCGTTCCTGCGCACCGCCGCGGCCCGCGGCATCGTCAGCGTCCACGAATGCGCGGGCCCGGACATCTCCGGTGAACAGGACCTCGTCGACCTGCTCGCGCTTTCCGCCGAGCCCGGGCTGCCCGAGGTCGTGGGCTACTGGGGTGAACCCGGCGCGGTCGAGGTCGCCCGCCGGGTCGGCGCGCGCGGGCTGGCCGGTGACCTGTTCGTCGACGGCGCGCTGGGCTCGCACACCGCCGCCCTGCACGAGCCCTACGCCGACGACCCCGGCCGCGGCTCGCTCTACCAGGACGCCGCGAGCATCGCCGCGCACCTGGTCGCGGCCACCGAAGCCGGGCTGCAGGCGGGTTTCCACGTCATCGGCGACGCCGCGGCGGCCGAGGTGGTGCGCGGGTTCGCCCTGGCCGAGCAGGAGGTGGGCAGGCGCGCGCTGAGCGGGCGCAGGCACCGCCTCGAACACCTCGAGATGGTCACCGCCGAGCAGGCCGAGGCACTGGCGGGCTGGGGCGTCACCGCGTCGGTCCAGCCGCTGTTCGACGCGAGCTGGGGTGGCGAGCACGGCATGTACGCCCGCCGCCTCGGCGAGCGGGCCGCCGCGCTCAACCCGTTCTCGATGCTCGCCGCCAAGGGCGTGCCGCTGGCGTTCGGCTCGGACTGCCCGGTCACCGCGGTCGACCCGTGGGCGGCGGTCCGCGCGGCCGTGCACCACCGGACTCCGGGCTCCGGGCTCTCGGCTCGCGCCGCCTTCAACGCCCACACCCGCGGCGGGCACCGGGCCGCCGGGGTCAACGACGGCGTCACCGGCACGCTGCAACCCGGCGCGCCCGCGCACTACGCGATCTGGGAGGCGGGCGAACTCGTCGCCCCGGCCGCCGACTCCCGCGTGCAGCGCTGGTCCACCGACCCGCGCTCCGGCGTGCCGTCACTG
- a CDS encoding YciI family protein, producing MKQYLLAVQFDESVPETEEETRAQMARTGRVTEEIRAAGAWVFTGGLQPSHATTVVRPANGTTTMTDGPFAETKEQLGGFWVIRCEDLDQALAWADKCALACGRPIEVRPFHDGAED from the coding sequence ATGAAGCAGTACCTGCTCGCCGTCCAGTTCGACGAAAGCGTGCCGGAGACCGAAGAGGAGACCCGGGCGCAGATGGCCCGGACGGGCCGGGTCACCGAGGAGATACGAGCCGCCGGTGCGTGGGTGTTCACCGGCGGCTTGCAACCTTCGCACGCCACCACCGTCGTCCGTCCCGCCAACGGCACGACCACGATGACCGACGGCCCGTTCGCCGAGACGAAGGAGCAGCTCGGCGGGTTCTGGGTGATCCGGTGCGAGGACCTCGACCAGGCACTGGCCTGGGCGGACAAGTGCGCGCTGGCGTGCGGGCGCCCGATCGAGGTGCGCCCGTTCCACGACGGGGCGGAAGACTGA
- a CDS encoding MFS transporter, protein MAHRQVLEALSGLLLAMFTAFLSSTIVSNALPTIIRDLHGSQSQYTWVITVTLLTSTASTPIWGKLADLVSKKLLVQIAIAVFAAGSVLAGLAQSMETLIAWRAVQGLGLGGLQSLVVIVIAAMISPRERGRYTGPISVVMSVATVAGPLLGGLIVDTSWLGWRWCFFVCVPLAVVSLAVVQRTLNLPVVKRPIKVDYLGAGLIAGGVSTLLIWVTLAGNSFGWGSGTSLLLVALGVVLLALAVLVESRAKEPIIPLRLFRERTTTLATVASIAVGTALFGGAVFLGQYFQIARGYSPTAAGLLTLPMIIGSMLSSTASGLLITKYGRWKGFLVAGAIAMTGGFGLLSTIDHTTNMVLLGAFLFVLGTGMGMTMQNLVLAVQNTVAVTDLGAASSTVAFFRSLGGTVGVSVLGAVLASQVSQRTTDGLGAAGIAVPPGSGEVGIGSLNELPPVIGDIVRAAYGDGTALIFLIAGALSLITLVAIVAIKETPLQTSTGLERAATEDATAEPVAAR, encoded by the coding sequence ATGGCCCACCGCCAGGTCCTGGAAGCACTGTCCGGGTTGCTGCTGGCGATGTTCACCGCGTTCCTGAGCTCGACCATCGTGTCGAACGCGCTGCCCACGATCATCCGCGACCTGCACGGCTCGCAGAGCCAGTACACCTGGGTGATCACCGTGACGCTGCTCACCTCCACCGCCAGCACCCCGATCTGGGGCAAGCTGGCCGACCTGGTCAGCAAGAAACTGCTGGTGCAAATAGCGATCGCGGTGTTCGCCGCCGGTTCGGTGCTGGCCGGGCTGGCGCAGTCGATGGAGACGCTGATCGCCTGGCGCGCCGTGCAGGGCCTGGGCCTGGGCGGGCTGCAGTCGCTGGTGGTGATCGTGATCGCGGCGATGATCAGCCCGCGTGAACGCGGCCGCTACACCGGCCCGATCTCGGTGGTGATGTCGGTGGCCACGGTGGCGGGCCCGCTGCTCGGCGGGCTCATCGTGGACACCTCGTGGCTGGGCTGGCGCTGGTGCTTCTTCGTCTGCGTGCCGCTCGCGGTGGTCTCGCTGGCGGTCGTGCAGCGCACGCTGAACCTGCCCGTGGTCAAGCGCCCGATCAAGGTCGACTACCTCGGCGCCGGGCTGATCGCCGGCGGCGTGTCCACCCTGCTGATCTGGGTGACGCTGGCGGGCAACAGCTTCGGCTGGGGCTCGGGCACCTCGCTGCTGCTGGTCGCGCTCGGGGTGGTGCTGCTGGCGCTGGCGGTGCTGGTGGAAAGCCGCGCGAAGGAGCCGATCATCCCGCTGCGCCTGTTCCGCGAGCGCACCACCACGCTGGCGACCGTGGCCAGCATCGCGGTCGGCACGGCGCTGTTCGGCGGCGCGGTGTTCCTCGGCCAGTACTTCCAGATCGCCCGCGGGTACTCACCGACCGCGGCCGGGCTGCTGACCCTGCCGATGATCATCGGCTCGATGCTGTCCTCCACCGCGTCGGGCCTGCTGATCACCAAGTACGGCCGCTGGAAGGGCTTCCTGGTGGCCGGCGCGATCGCCATGACCGGCGGGTTCGGCCTGCTCAGCACCATCGACCACACCACGAACATGGTGCTGCTCGGGGCGTTCCTGTTCGTGCTGGGCACCGGGATGGGCATGACCATGCAGAACCTGGTGCTGGCCGTGCAGAACACCGTCGCGGTCACCGACCTGGGCGCGGCCAGTTCCACCGTGGCCTTCTTCCGGTCGCTGGGCGGCACGGTCGGGGTCTCGGTGCTGGGCGCGGTGCTCGCCTCGCAGGTGTCCCAGCGGACCACCGACGGCCTCGGCGCGGCGGGCATCGCCGTGCCGCCGGGCTCGGGTGAGGTCGGCATCGGCAGCCTGAACGAACTGCCCCCGGTGATCGGGGACATCGTCCGCGCCGCCTACGGGGACGGGACCGCGCTGATCTTCCTGATCGCCGGCGCGCTGTCGCTGATCACCCTGGTGGCGATCGTGGCCATCAAGGAGACCCCGCTGCAGACCAGCACCGGCCTCGAGCGGGCCGCCACCGAGGACGCCACGGCCGAACCGGTCGCCGCGCGCTGA